The genomic stretch CTTCGGCGATGCGGCTGTCGATGCGGGACAGGCGCATACGGAGGGCGTCCACGCTGACGCCGGACGCGGCGGCGATGGGCTCGATCGCGCGGTGCCCGAGCCGCACGTCGATGTAGGCCCGCTCGTCCTCCGCGTCGAGGACTCCCAGGGTCACCGCACGGCGGACCAGCAGGTCTGGATGCCCGTACGGCACCTTCGGCGTGCGGGGACCGGACGTGACGTGCTCGATGTCCTCCACCGGCACGTACTCCTGCTGCCGCAGCCGCAGGTCACGCCCGGCCCGCCACGCCGCCTTGCACAGGCTCGCGTACGGCGCCGGCTTGGTCAGGTCCGCCCGATCGCGTAACGCGGTCAGGAAGCCGGTCAGGATCTCGGCGTCCACGTCCGCCGGGTCCCTGTCTGCCAGGGTGAGTTGAGGCCAGCGGTTCATAGCAAGTCCGCCGGACAGGGCGAGTTGAGGATTGAGAAGCGTTGACTACTGCTGTTGACATGGCCGTGGCCGAGGATGGGGTCATGAGTCGTAAGAAGGGACCGCGTTCGGGTGGTCCGCGTGCCCGCCGGTCGTTCACCCCGGGTCAGAAGTTGGAGCTACTGGCCGGATACGAGAAGGCCGTCGCGGCCGGTGACGGTGGGGCGTTCCTGCGGCGTGAGGGCTTGTACTCGTCGTTGATGTCGGAGTGGCGCCGGGCCCGTGACGCCGGGTTGTTGCAGGGCAAGCCGGCTGGGCAGACGGTAGGGCGGCCGTCGGCGGAGCAGGCGGAGATCGCCCGGTTGCGCCGTGAGCTGGAACTGGCGCAGGCGAAGTTGGCGCGGACGGAGACGGCGTTGACGATCATGGGAAAAGCGCGCGAGCTCTTGGAGGACATCTCCAGGAGCGAGCCGGACGGTCCGGACGTGTTCGGGCTCGGCAGACGCTGATGGACACCTACCACCAGCTGACCAGCGCGAAGGTCCCGACGCGGGAGGCGAAGCGGCTGACCGGGATCGCTCGGTCCAGCGCGGATCGGGACCGGCGGCGTCCGACACCGGCCCGGCCGATGCGACGCACGCCAGCGAACGCGCTCACCCTGGCCGAGCGGGAGCATGTGCTGCGGCTGGTGAACAGCCCGGAGTTCGTCGACGCGGCCCCGGCGCAGATCTACGCGGCGCTGCTGGATCAGGGTGTGTACGTCGGCTCGATCGCCACCATGTACCGGATCTTGCGCGAACACGAGCAGGTCCGCGAGCGTCGCCGGCAGGCCCGGCGCCCGGCCCGGCAGCGCCCGGAGCTGGTCGCCGACGCGCCGCGGCAGGTCTACACGTGGGACATCACGAAACTCGCTGGCCCCGTGAAAGGGATCTACTACGACGCGTACGTGATGATCGACGTCTACTCCCGGTACATCGTCGGCGTCCGCGTGCACGCCCGCGAGTCCGGCCCGC from Micromonospora craniellae encodes the following:
- a CDS encoding IS3 family transposase (programmed frameshift); its protein translation is MAVAEDGVMSRKKGPRSGGPRARRSFTPGQKLELLAGYEKAVAAGDGGAFLRREGLYSSLMSEWRRARDAGLLQGKPAGQTVGRPSAEQAEIARLRRELELAQAKLARTETALTIMGKAPRALGGHLQERAGRSGRVRARQTLMDTYHQLTSAKVPTREAKRLTGIARSSADRDRRRPTPARPMRRTPANALTLAEREHVLRLVNSPEFVDAAPAQIYAALLDQGVYVGSIATMYRILREHEQVRERRRQARRPARQRPELVADAPRQVYTWDITKLAGPVKGIYYDAYVMIDVYSRYIVGVRVHARESGPLAENMMREVFDVHGVPHVVHADRGTSMTSKSVADLLEDLQVARSHSRPKTSNDNPYSEAWFKTLKYAPVFPNRFASLAHSRAFMNDFVTWYNHAHRHSGIGLHTPADVHHGRHHQVHAARLDTLAAARAAHPERFGATTRTTPKILDLPEQVWINQPQPQPQQQAA